One Monomorium pharaonis isolate MP-MQ-018 chromosome 4, ASM1337386v2, whole genome shotgun sequence DNA segment encodes these proteins:
- the LOC118645342 gene encoding neurofilament light polypeptide-like has translation MEDGDNKQEEEDKEREPGGVVRRREETKEKRKEKADGGSGAVESGERGEWIERRSEKKREESVASEEDGKIGKRNEEIEGGDDERAEGGESDEGEEEQTGRPRGGRVREVVRPGEDKGEEKRTDSEGEKRGEQGEEEKRRGKEEAREAEKKRDEKKRREKEGKR, from the exons ATGGAGGATGGAGACAATAAACAGGAAGAAGaggacaaagagagagagccagGAGGAGTAGTTAGAAGAAGAGAGGAGACGAAAGAGAAGAGGAAAGAGAAGGCAGATGGCGGGAGTGGAGCAGTG GAGAGTGGAGAGCGTGGAGAGTGGATTGAGAGGCGTAGTGAGAAGAAGAGGGAAGAAAGCGTAGCCAGCGAGGAAGATGGAAAAATTGGGAAGAGAAATGAGGAGATTGAGGGTGGAGATGACGAGAGGGCTGAAGGAG GGGAGAGCGACGAGGGAGAAGAGGAACAGACAGGAAGACCAAGGGGAGGCAGAGTAAGGGAAGTGGTACGACCAGGTGAAGACAAgggagaagagaagaggaCGGATAGCGAGGGTGAGAAGAGGGGAGAAcagggagaggaagagaagagaagggGGAAGGAGGAAGCGAGAGAAgcggagaagaagagagacgagaagaagaggagagaaaaggAAGGAAAGAGATAA